Proteins encoded by one window of Rhea pennata isolate bPtePen1 chromosome 11, bPtePen1.pri, whole genome shotgun sequence:
- the LOC134145331 gene encoding H(+)/Cl(-) exchange transporter 5 isoform X1, which produces MDQKGYRRGSYQSSTSDEDMVEIAGASLDFSMADDDPPLDREMGGFSSYNGEGMNGTNKMMDFLEEPLPGVGTYEDFNTIDWVREKSRDRDRHREITSRSKESTWALIHSVSDAFSGWLLMLLIGLLAGSLAGLIDISAHWMTDLKEGVCLAGFWFNHEHCCWKSNTTFTDRDKCPEWKSWSQLIIGHGEGAFAYILNYLMYVIWALLFSLLAVLLVKGFAPYACGSGIPEIKTILSGFIIRGYLGKWTLIIKTITLVLAVSSGLSLGKEGPLVHVACCCGNILCHLFTKYRKNEAKRREVLSAAAAAGVSVAFGAPIGGVLFSLEEVSYYFPLKTLWRSFFAALVAAFTLRSINPFGNSRLVLFYVEFHMPWHLLELIPFILLGIFGGLWGAFFIRSNIAWCRRRKTTRLGKYPVLEVFVVTAITAVLAFPNEYTRMSTSELISELFNDCGILDSSKLCEYVNDFNSTKADDLPDRAAGPGVYTAMWQLALALIMKVFITIFTFGMKVPSGLFIPSMAVGAIAGRLLGVGMEQLAFYHHDWVIFSGWCSQGADCITPGLYAMVGAAACLGGVTRMTVSLVVIMFELTGGLEYIVPLMAAAMTSKWVADAIGREGIYDAHIRLNGYPFLEAKEEFSHKTLAMDVMRPRRNDPPLTVITQDSMTVEDVEAIINETTYSGYPVVVSRESQRLVGFVLRRDLIISIENARKKQDGIVSTSIIYFTDHSPPLPPSSPSMLKLRSILDLSPFTVTDQTPMEIVVDIFRKLGLRQCLVTHNGKLLGIITKKDVLKHIAQLANQDPDSILFN; this is translated from the exons GATTTTCCTCATATAATGGAGAAGGGATGAACGGCACAAACAAAATGATGGATTTCCTGGAGGAACCACTTCCTGGTGTGGGGACCTATGAAGATTTTAACACTATAGACTGGGTGCGAGAGAAGTCCAGGGACCGGGACAGGCACAGAGAG attacCAGTAGAAGTAAAGAGTCAACATGGGCCCTGATACACAGCGTGAGTGATGCTTTTTCTGGCTGGTTGTTGATGCTTCTCATAGGGTTGTTAGCAG GTTCCTTAGCTGGTCTGATAGACATCTCTGCCCACTGGATGACAGATCTGAAAGAAGGAGTGTGTCTGGCAGGTTTCTGGTTTAACCATGAGCACTGCTGTTGGAAGTCTAACACAACGTTTACAGATAGAGACAAGTGTCCAGAATGGAAGAGCTGGTCACAACTTATTATTGGCCATGGGGAG gGGGCGTTTGCATATATTCTCAACTACTTAATGTACGTTATCTGGGCCTTGTTGTTCTCCCTTCTTGCTGTGTTACTTGTAAAGGGATTTGCTCCTTATGCCTGTGGCTCTGGAATTCCAGAG ATCAAAACTATCTTAAGTGGTTTCATCATTAGAGGCTACCTGGGCAAGTGGACGCTGATCATCAAAACCATCACGTTAGTGTTGGCAGTGTCCTCTGGCCTGAGCTTGGGAAAAGAGGGCCCCCTGGTGCACGTTGCCTGCTGCTGTGGGAACATCTTGTGTCATCTCTTCAccaaatacaggaaaaatgaagcaaagcgCAGAGAG GTTTtatcagcagctgcagctgctggtgtGTCTGTAGCTTTTGGTGCACCGATTGGAGGAGTGCTCTTTAGCCTGGAAGAG GTTAGTTACTATTTTCCTCTTAAGACACTGTGGCGTTCGTTCTTTGCTGCTTTGGTAGCTGCGTTTACTCTGCGGTCCATCAACCCTTTTGGGAACAGCCGCCTAGTTCTCTTCTATGTGGAATTTCACATGCCATGGCATCTTCTGGAGCTTATACCATTCATCCTTTTGGGAATATTTGGTGGGCTTTGGGGAGCTTTCTTCATTCGCAGCAACATTGCCTGGTGCAGGCGACGCAAGACAACCAGACTTGGCAAATACCCAGTGCTGGAGGTGTTTGTAGTGACTGCAATCACAGCTGTTCTGGCCTTCCCCAATGAATACACCCGAATGAGCACCAGTGAGCTGATTTCTGAGCTATTCAATGACTGTGGGATTTTGGACTCTTCCAAGCTCTGTGAGTACGTGAATGATTTCAACAGTACCAAAGCGGATGACCTGCCAGACCGAGCTGCTGGCCCAGGAGTTTACACAGCTATGTGGCAGCTGGCTTTGGCCCTTATAATGAAAGTCTTCATCACAATCTTCACCTTTGGCATGAAG GTCCCTTCAGGTCTCTTCATCCCCAGCATGGCAGTTGGTGCTATAGCAGGCAGATTGCTAGGAGTAGGAATGGAGCAGCTGGCATTTTACCACCATGACTGGGTCATCTTCAGTGGCTGGTGCAGCCAAGGGGCTGACTGTATCACTCCTGGCCTTTATGCAATGGTTGGGGCTGCAGCGTGTCTAG GTGGGGTGACTCGAATGACAGTGTCACTGGTGGTTATTATGTTTGAACTCACTGGTGGACTGGAATACATAGTTCCTCTGATGGCAGCAGCCATGACCAGCAAGTGGGTGGCAGATGCCATTGGACGGGAAGGCATTTACGATGCCCATATCCGTCTCAACGGCTACCCTTTCTTGGAAGCCAAGGAGGAGTTCTCGCACAAGACGCTTGCAATGGATGTAATGAGACCACGGAGGAACGATCCTCCTCTGACTGTCATCACTCAGGACAGCATGACAGTAGAAGATGTTGAGGCCATAATCAATGAAACAACGTACAGTGGCTACCCGGTGGTGGTGTCACGGGAGTCCCAAAGGCTTGTTGGATTTGTCCTCAGGAGAGACCTCATCATTTCAATTG aaaatgccCGGAAGAAGCAGGATGGCATTGTGAGCActtcaattatttatttcactgacCACTCTCCTCCACTGCCTCCGAGTTCCCCATCCATGCTGAAACTCAGGAGCATCTTGGACCTCAGTCCTTTCACAGTGACAGATCAAACACCCATGGAAATTGTCGTGGATATATTCCGCAAGCTCGGATTACGCCAGTGCCTGGTCACTCACAACGG GAAGCTACTTGGGATCATTACCAAAAAGGATGTATTAAAGCACATTGCACAGCTGGCTAACCAGGACCCAGATTCTATACTCTTCAATTAA
- the LOC134145331 gene encoding H(+)/Cl(-) exchange transporter 5 isoform X2: protein MDQKGYRRGSYQSSTSDEDMVEIAGASLDFSMADDDPPLDREMGGFSSYNGEGMNGTNKMMDFLEEPLPGVGTYEDFNTIDWVREKSRDRDRHREITSRSKESTWALIHSVSDAFSGWLLMLLIGLLAGSLAGLIDISAHWMTDLKEGVCLAGFWFNHEHCCWKSNTTFTDRDKCPEWKSWSQLIIGHGEGAFAYILNYLMYVIWALLFSLLAVLLVKGFAPYACGSGIPEIKTILSGFIIRGYLGKWTLIIKTITLVLAVSSGLSLGKEGPLVHVACCCGNILCHLFTKYRKNEAKRREVSYYFPLKTLWRSFFAALVAAFTLRSINPFGNSRLVLFYVEFHMPWHLLELIPFILLGIFGGLWGAFFIRSNIAWCRRRKTTRLGKYPVLEVFVVTAITAVLAFPNEYTRMSTSELISELFNDCGILDSSKLCEYVNDFNSTKADDLPDRAAGPGVYTAMWQLALALIMKVFITIFTFGMKVPSGLFIPSMAVGAIAGRLLGVGMEQLAFYHHDWVIFSGWCSQGADCITPGLYAMVGAAACLGGVTRMTVSLVVIMFELTGGLEYIVPLMAAAMTSKWVADAIGREGIYDAHIRLNGYPFLEAKEEFSHKTLAMDVMRPRRNDPPLTVITQDSMTVEDVEAIINETTYSGYPVVVSRESQRLVGFVLRRDLIISIENARKKQDGIVSTSIIYFTDHSPPLPPSSPSMLKLRSILDLSPFTVTDQTPMEIVVDIFRKLGLRQCLVTHNGKLLGIITKKDVLKHIAQLANQDPDSILFN from the exons GATTTTCCTCATATAATGGAGAAGGGATGAACGGCACAAACAAAATGATGGATTTCCTGGAGGAACCACTTCCTGGTGTGGGGACCTATGAAGATTTTAACACTATAGACTGGGTGCGAGAGAAGTCCAGGGACCGGGACAGGCACAGAGAG attacCAGTAGAAGTAAAGAGTCAACATGGGCCCTGATACACAGCGTGAGTGATGCTTTTTCTGGCTGGTTGTTGATGCTTCTCATAGGGTTGTTAGCAG GTTCCTTAGCTGGTCTGATAGACATCTCTGCCCACTGGATGACAGATCTGAAAGAAGGAGTGTGTCTGGCAGGTTTCTGGTTTAACCATGAGCACTGCTGTTGGAAGTCTAACACAACGTTTACAGATAGAGACAAGTGTCCAGAATGGAAGAGCTGGTCACAACTTATTATTGGCCATGGGGAG gGGGCGTTTGCATATATTCTCAACTACTTAATGTACGTTATCTGGGCCTTGTTGTTCTCCCTTCTTGCTGTGTTACTTGTAAAGGGATTTGCTCCTTATGCCTGTGGCTCTGGAATTCCAGAG ATCAAAACTATCTTAAGTGGTTTCATCATTAGAGGCTACCTGGGCAAGTGGACGCTGATCATCAAAACCATCACGTTAGTGTTGGCAGTGTCCTCTGGCCTGAGCTTGGGAAAAGAGGGCCCCCTGGTGCACGTTGCCTGCTGCTGTGGGAACATCTTGTGTCATCTCTTCAccaaatacaggaaaaatgaagcaaagcgCAGAGAG GTTAGTTACTATTTTCCTCTTAAGACACTGTGGCGTTCGTTCTTTGCTGCTTTGGTAGCTGCGTTTACTCTGCGGTCCATCAACCCTTTTGGGAACAGCCGCCTAGTTCTCTTCTATGTGGAATTTCACATGCCATGGCATCTTCTGGAGCTTATACCATTCATCCTTTTGGGAATATTTGGTGGGCTTTGGGGAGCTTTCTTCATTCGCAGCAACATTGCCTGGTGCAGGCGACGCAAGACAACCAGACTTGGCAAATACCCAGTGCTGGAGGTGTTTGTAGTGACTGCAATCACAGCTGTTCTGGCCTTCCCCAATGAATACACCCGAATGAGCACCAGTGAGCTGATTTCTGAGCTATTCAATGACTGTGGGATTTTGGACTCTTCCAAGCTCTGTGAGTACGTGAATGATTTCAACAGTACCAAAGCGGATGACCTGCCAGACCGAGCTGCTGGCCCAGGAGTTTACACAGCTATGTGGCAGCTGGCTTTGGCCCTTATAATGAAAGTCTTCATCACAATCTTCACCTTTGGCATGAAG GTCCCTTCAGGTCTCTTCATCCCCAGCATGGCAGTTGGTGCTATAGCAGGCAGATTGCTAGGAGTAGGAATGGAGCAGCTGGCATTTTACCACCATGACTGGGTCATCTTCAGTGGCTGGTGCAGCCAAGGGGCTGACTGTATCACTCCTGGCCTTTATGCAATGGTTGGGGCTGCAGCGTGTCTAG GTGGGGTGACTCGAATGACAGTGTCACTGGTGGTTATTATGTTTGAACTCACTGGTGGACTGGAATACATAGTTCCTCTGATGGCAGCAGCCATGACCAGCAAGTGGGTGGCAGATGCCATTGGACGGGAAGGCATTTACGATGCCCATATCCGTCTCAACGGCTACCCTTTCTTGGAAGCCAAGGAGGAGTTCTCGCACAAGACGCTTGCAATGGATGTAATGAGACCACGGAGGAACGATCCTCCTCTGACTGTCATCACTCAGGACAGCATGACAGTAGAAGATGTTGAGGCCATAATCAATGAAACAACGTACAGTGGCTACCCGGTGGTGGTGTCACGGGAGTCCCAAAGGCTTGTTGGATTTGTCCTCAGGAGAGACCTCATCATTTCAATTG aaaatgccCGGAAGAAGCAGGATGGCATTGTGAGCActtcaattatttatttcactgacCACTCTCCTCCACTGCCTCCGAGTTCCCCATCCATGCTGAAACTCAGGAGCATCTTGGACCTCAGTCCTTTCACAGTGACAGATCAAACACCCATGGAAATTGTCGTGGATATATTCCGCAAGCTCGGATTACGCCAGTGCCTGGTCACTCACAACGG GAAGCTACTTGGGATCATTACCAAAAAGGATGTATTAAAGCACATTGCACAGCTGGCTAACCAGGACCCAGATTCTATACTCTTCAATTAA
- the LOC134145331 gene encoding H(+)/Cl(-) exchange transporter 5 isoform X3, with amino-acid sequence MNGTNKMMDFLEEPLPGVGTYEDFNTIDWVREKSRDRDRHREITSRSKESTWALIHSVSDAFSGWLLMLLIGLLAGSLAGLIDISAHWMTDLKEGVCLAGFWFNHEHCCWKSNTTFTDRDKCPEWKSWSQLIIGHGEGAFAYILNYLMYVIWALLFSLLAVLLVKGFAPYACGSGIPEIKTILSGFIIRGYLGKWTLIIKTITLVLAVSSGLSLGKEGPLVHVACCCGNILCHLFTKYRKNEAKRREVLSAAAAAGVSVAFGAPIGGVLFSLEEVSYYFPLKTLWRSFFAALVAAFTLRSINPFGNSRLVLFYVEFHMPWHLLELIPFILLGIFGGLWGAFFIRSNIAWCRRRKTTRLGKYPVLEVFVVTAITAVLAFPNEYTRMSTSELISELFNDCGILDSSKLCEYVNDFNSTKADDLPDRAAGPGVYTAMWQLALALIMKVFITIFTFGMKVPSGLFIPSMAVGAIAGRLLGVGMEQLAFYHHDWVIFSGWCSQGADCITPGLYAMVGAAACLGGVTRMTVSLVVIMFELTGGLEYIVPLMAAAMTSKWVADAIGREGIYDAHIRLNGYPFLEAKEEFSHKTLAMDVMRPRRNDPPLTVITQDSMTVEDVEAIINETTYSGYPVVVSRESQRLVGFVLRRDLIISIENARKKQDGIVSTSIIYFTDHSPPLPPSSPSMLKLRSILDLSPFTVTDQTPMEIVVDIFRKLGLRQCLVTHNGKLLGIITKKDVLKHIAQLANQDPDSILFN; translated from the exons ATGAACGGCACAAACAAAATGATGGATTTCCTGGAGGAACCACTTCCTGGTGTGGGGACCTATGAAGATTTTAACACTATAGACTGGGTGCGAGAGAAGTCCAGGGACCGGGACAGGCACAGAGAG attacCAGTAGAAGTAAAGAGTCAACATGGGCCCTGATACACAGCGTGAGTGATGCTTTTTCTGGCTGGTTGTTGATGCTTCTCATAGGGTTGTTAGCAG GTTCCTTAGCTGGTCTGATAGACATCTCTGCCCACTGGATGACAGATCTGAAAGAAGGAGTGTGTCTGGCAGGTTTCTGGTTTAACCATGAGCACTGCTGTTGGAAGTCTAACACAACGTTTACAGATAGAGACAAGTGTCCAGAATGGAAGAGCTGGTCACAACTTATTATTGGCCATGGGGAG gGGGCGTTTGCATATATTCTCAACTACTTAATGTACGTTATCTGGGCCTTGTTGTTCTCCCTTCTTGCTGTGTTACTTGTAAAGGGATTTGCTCCTTATGCCTGTGGCTCTGGAATTCCAGAG ATCAAAACTATCTTAAGTGGTTTCATCATTAGAGGCTACCTGGGCAAGTGGACGCTGATCATCAAAACCATCACGTTAGTGTTGGCAGTGTCCTCTGGCCTGAGCTTGGGAAAAGAGGGCCCCCTGGTGCACGTTGCCTGCTGCTGTGGGAACATCTTGTGTCATCTCTTCAccaaatacaggaaaaatgaagcaaagcgCAGAGAG GTTTtatcagcagctgcagctgctggtgtGTCTGTAGCTTTTGGTGCACCGATTGGAGGAGTGCTCTTTAGCCTGGAAGAG GTTAGTTACTATTTTCCTCTTAAGACACTGTGGCGTTCGTTCTTTGCTGCTTTGGTAGCTGCGTTTACTCTGCGGTCCATCAACCCTTTTGGGAACAGCCGCCTAGTTCTCTTCTATGTGGAATTTCACATGCCATGGCATCTTCTGGAGCTTATACCATTCATCCTTTTGGGAATATTTGGTGGGCTTTGGGGAGCTTTCTTCATTCGCAGCAACATTGCCTGGTGCAGGCGACGCAAGACAACCAGACTTGGCAAATACCCAGTGCTGGAGGTGTTTGTAGTGACTGCAATCACAGCTGTTCTGGCCTTCCCCAATGAATACACCCGAATGAGCACCAGTGAGCTGATTTCTGAGCTATTCAATGACTGTGGGATTTTGGACTCTTCCAAGCTCTGTGAGTACGTGAATGATTTCAACAGTACCAAAGCGGATGACCTGCCAGACCGAGCTGCTGGCCCAGGAGTTTACACAGCTATGTGGCAGCTGGCTTTGGCCCTTATAATGAAAGTCTTCATCACAATCTTCACCTTTGGCATGAAG GTCCCTTCAGGTCTCTTCATCCCCAGCATGGCAGTTGGTGCTATAGCAGGCAGATTGCTAGGAGTAGGAATGGAGCAGCTGGCATTTTACCACCATGACTGGGTCATCTTCAGTGGCTGGTGCAGCCAAGGGGCTGACTGTATCACTCCTGGCCTTTATGCAATGGTTGGGGCTGCAGCGTGTCTAG GTGGGGTGACTCGAATGACAGTGTCACTGGTGGTTATTATGTTTGAACTCACTGGTGGACTGGAATACATAGTTCCTCTGATGGCAGCAGCCATGACCAGCAAGTGGGTGGCAGATGCCATTGGACGGGAAGGCATTTACGATGCCCATATCCGTCTCAACGGCTACCCTTTCTTGGAAGCCAAGGAGGAGTTCTCGCACAAGACGCTTGCAATGGATGTAATGAGACCACGGAGGAACGATCCTCCTCTGACTGTCATCACTCAGGACAGCATGACAGTAGAAGATGTTGAGGCCATAATCAATGAAACAACGTACAGTGGCTACCCGGTGGTGGTGTCACGGGAGTCCCAAAGGCTTGTTGGATTTGTCCTCAGGAGAGACCTCATCATTTCAATTG aaaatgccCGGAAGAAGCAGGATGGCATTGTGAGCActtcaattatttatttcactgacCACTCTCCTCCACTGCCTCCGAGTTCCCCATCCATGCTGAAACTCAGGAGCATCTTGGACCTCAGTCCTTTCACAGTGACAGATCAAACACCCATGGAAATTGTCGTGGATATATTCCGCAAGCTCGGATTACGCCAGTGCCTGGTCACTCACAACGG GAAGCTACTTGGGATCATTACCAAAAAGGATGTATTAAAGCACATTGCACAGCTGGCTAACCAGGACCCAGATTCTATACTCTTCAATTAA
- the LOC134145331 gene encoding H(+)/Cl(-) exchange transporter 5 isoform X4 → MDQKGYRRGSYQSSTSDEDMVEIAGASLDFSMADDDPPLDREMGGFSSYNGEGMNGTNKMMDFLEEPLPGVGTYEDFNTIDWVREKSRDRDRHREITSRSKESTWALIHSVSDAFSGWLLMLLIGLLAGSLAGLIDISAHWMTDLKEGVCLAGFWFNHEHCCWKSNTTFTDRDKCPEWKSWSQLIIGHGEGAFAYILNYLMYVIWALLFSLLAVLLVKGFAPYACGSGIPEVSYYFPLKTLWRSFFAALVAAFTLRSINPFGNSRLVLFYVEFHMPWHLLELIPFILLGIFGGLWGAFFIRSNIAWCRRRKTTRLGKYPVLEVFVVTAITAVLAFPNEYTRMSTSELISELFNDCGILDSSKLCEYVNDFNSTKADDLPDRAAGPGVYTAMWQLALALIMKVFITIFTFGMKVPSGLFIPSMAVGAIAGRLLGVGMEQLAFYHHDWVIFSGWCSQGADCITPGLYAMVGAAACLGGVTRMTVSLVVIMFELTGGLEYIVPLMAAAMTSKWVADAIGREGIYDAHIRLNGYPFLEAKEEFSHKTLAMDVMRPRRNDPPLTVITQDSMTVEDVEAIINETTYSGYPVVVSRESQRLVGFVLRRDLIISIENARKKQDGIVSTSIIYFTDHSPPLPPSSPSMLKLRSILDLSPFTVTDQTPMEIVVDIFRKLGLRQCLVTHNGKLLGIITKKDVLKHIAQLANQDPDSILFN, encoded by the exons GATTTTCCTCATATAATGGAGAAGGGATGAACGGCACAAACAAAATGATGGATTTCCTGGAGGAACCACTTCCTGGTGTGGGGACCTATGAAGATTTTAACACTATAGACTGGGTGCGAGAGAAGTCCAGGGACCGGGACAGGCACAGAGAG attacCAGTAGAAGTAAAGAGTCAACATGGGCCCTGATACACAGCGTGAGTGATGCTTTTTCTGGCTGGTTGTTGATGCTTCTCATAGGGTTGTTAGCAG GTTCCTTAGCTGGTCTGATAGACATCTCTGCCCACTGGATGACAGATCTGAAAGAAGGAGTGTGTCTGGCAGGTTTCTGGTTTAACCATGAGCACTGCTGTTGGAAGTCTAACACAACGTTTACAGATAGAGACAAGTGTCCAGAATGGAAGAGCTGGTCACAACTTATTATTGGCCATGGGGAG gGGGCGTTTGCATATATTCTCAACTACTTAATGTACGTTATCTGGGCCTTGTTGTTCTCCCTTCTTGCTGTGTTACTTGTAAAGGGATTTGCTCCTTATGCCTGTGGCTCTGGAATTCCAGAG GTTAGTTACTATTTTCCTCTTAAGACACTGTGGCGTTCGTTCTTTGCTGCTTTGGTAGCTGCGTTTACTCTGCGGTCCATCAACCCTTTTGGGAACAGCCGCCTAGTTCTCTTCTATGTGGAATTTCACATGCCATGGCATCTTCTGGAGCTTATACCATTCATCCTTTTGGGAATATTTGGTGGGCTTTGGGGAGCTTTCTTCATTCGCAGCAACATTGCCTGGTGCAGGCGACGCAAGACAACCAGACTTGGCAAATACCCAGTGCTGGAGGTGTTTGTAGTGACTGCAATCACAGCTGTTCTGGCCTTCCCCAATGAATACACCCGAATGAGCACCAGTGAGCTGATTTCTGAGCTATTCAATGACTGTGGGATTTTGGACTCTTCCAAGCTCTGTGAGTACGTGAATGATTTCAACAGTACCAAAGCGGATGACCTGCCAGACCGAGCTGCTGGCCCAGGAGTTTACACAGCTATGTGGCAGCTGGCTTTGGCCCTTATAATGAAAGTCTTCATCACAATCTTCACCTTTGGCATGAAG GTCCCTTCAGGTCTCTTCATCCCCAGCATGGCAGTTGGTGCTATAGCAGGCAGATTGCTAGGAGTAGGAATGGAGCAGCTGGCATTTTACCACCATGACTGGGTCATCTTCAGTGGCTGGTGCAGCCAAGGGGCTGACTGTATCACTCCTGGCCTTTATGCAATGGTTGGGGCTGCAGCGTGTCTAG GTGGGGTGACTCGAATGACAGTGTCACTGGTGGTTATTATGTTTGAACTCACTGGTGGACTGGAATACATAGTTCCTCTGATGGCAGCAGCCATGACCAGCAAGTGGGTGGCAGATGCCATTGGACGGGAAGGCATTTACGATGCCCATATCCGTCTCAACGGCTACCCTTTCTTGGAAGCCAAGGAGGAGTTCTCGCACAAGACGCTTGCAATGGATGTAATGAGACCACGGAGGAACGATCCTCCTCTGACTGTCATCACTCAGGACAGCATGACAGTAGAAGATGTTGAGGCCATAATCAATGAAACAACGTACAGTGGCTACCCGGTGGTGGTGTCACGGGAGTCCCAAAGGCTTGTTGGATTTGTCCTCAGGAGAGACCTCATCATTTCAATTG aaaatgccCGGAAGAAGCAGGATGGCATTGTGAGCActtcaattatttatttcactgacCACTCTCCTCCACTGCCTCCGAGTTCCCCATCCATGCTGAAACTCAGGAGCATCTTGGACCTCAGTCCTTTCACAGTGACAGATCAAACACCCATGGAAATTGTCGTGGATATATTCCGCAAGCTCGGATTACGCCAGTGCCTGGTCACTCACAACGG GAAGCTACTTGGGATCATTACCAAAAAGGATGTATTAAAGCACATTGCACAGCTGGCTAACCAGGACCCAGATTCTATACTCTTCAATTAA